Proteins from a single region of Oryza brachyantha chromosome 6, ObraRS2, whole genome shotgun sequence:
- the LOC102701458 gene encoding ethylene-responsive transcription factor RAP2-13-like, with protein sequence MAAIDLYKYQLSSSSSSSSDQELMKALEPFIRSASPTSTSTSAPFSYTSASTFTSTPFSYSPLPQESYYLPASSSYAAIPPPTIATTTSFSELPPLPPSSSSYTSPAAYPQANTASGLAQLGPEQIQQIQVQFLMQQQQQRGMLASAAAYLGPRAQPMKQAGAAASAAGKMYRGVRQRHWGKWVAEIRLPKNRTRLWLGTFDTAEDAALAYDKAAFRLRGDAARLNFPSLRRGGAHLAGPLHSSIDAKLTAICQTLAAAPPASKKSTAAAARPDSPKGSASTTTTTSEGDESAISACSPPLPPLPPSQPAPPPPPEMTNLDFTEAPWDESDAFHLYKFPSWEIDWDSILS encoded by the coding sequence AACCTTTTATCAGGAGCGCTTcacccacctccacctccacctccgcgcCATTCTCCTACACCTCTGCCTCCACCTTCACCTCCACTCCATTCTCCTACTCTCCATTGCCTCAGGAGTCGTACTACCTCCCTGCTTCTTCCTCCTACGCCGCCATTCCACCTCCCAccatcgccaccaccacctccttctCGGAGCTCCCTCccctgcctccctcctcctcgtcgtacacctcgccggcggcgtacCCGCAGGCGAATACGGCGTCGGGGCTGGCCCAACTGGGCCCGGAGCAGATCCAGCAGATCCAGGTGCAGTTCttgatgcagcagcagcagcagcggggGATgttggcgtcggcggcggcgtacctTGGCCCGCGGGCGCAGCCCATGAAGcaggccggggcggcggcgtccgccgccggcaagATGTACCGCGGCGTGCGGCAGCGCCACTGGGGCAAGTGGGTGGCGGAGATCCGGCTCCCGAAGAACCGGACGCGGCTGTGGCTGGGCACGTTCGACACCGCCGAGGACGCGGCGCTTGCCTACGATAAGGCGGccttccgcctccgcggcgacgccgcgcgcctcaacttcccctccctccgccgcggcggcgcccaccTCGCCGGCCCGCTCCACTCCTCCatcgacgccaagctcaccgcCATCTGCCagaccctcgccgccgcgccgcccgcgtcCAAGAaaagcaccgccgccgccgcccgcccggaCTCGCCCAAAGGCTCGGCgtccacgacgacgacaacgtcGGAGGGAGACGAGTCGGCGATCTCCGCCTGCTCGCCGCCTCTCCCACCGCTGCCACCGTCGcagccagcgcccccgccgccgcccgagaTGACCAACCTGGACTTCACGGAGGCGCCATGGGACGAGTCCGACGCCTTCCACCTCTACAAGTTCCCGTCATGGGAAATCGACTGGGACTCCATCCTCTCATGA